The Antechinus flavipes isolate AdamAnt ecotype Samford, QLD, Australia chromosome 4, AdamAnt_v2, whole genome shotgun sequence genomic interval actcaGTAGACACACTTctgatcaaagggtacacacacgCCCTTTGAGCACGCTACTTAtcactttaaggaaaactccatttatttctatgttctttaatgtttttaatagaaatgggtgctatattttgtcaaaagctttctctgcatcttttgagattatcatatggttttagttagttttgttattgatatggccaattgtgtcaatagttttctttatactgaaccagtcctgcattcctggtataaatcccatttggtcatacaAAACTGTACATTATAGCAGAGATATTGCAAACTAATAAAAAAGCACAAATAGTTAATACATTCTTTATAgacaataaaaaaagttttaaaatgcaataaaatagtAATAGGTTCAGGGACCACAAATAACAGCTATGCTCCCAAGTGCAAACTAAacaatgaaatcttaaataacaACATAGAATAATCTTATAATTTAAAAGGGGAAGAAGCATggtgaaaaagaaagtgaagtcCCAGAGAAGTGCAGATAAGAAATGTGTAAACTGAGTTCCCTTGAtaaatagaagatttttaaagttcatggCTTTGCCTTTCAGAGGGgaataataaatcaatcaataaaacacttaataagcccttactatgttccaggccctGTGGTTAAGTGTGGGGGACACAAAGAGAAGCTCATAATGTAAAAGGGGAGATGACAAATATATACACAGCAAGGTACATATATGATAAACAGTAAATAATAGGGAAAGCTCTAGAATTAATAGTagttgggaaaggtttcctgaaaaaagatgggattttatgctatccacatccaagagaaaaaaactatggagtttgaatgcagaccAAAGCaacctattttcacttttttttgtttttgctttcttgtgGCTAGTCActttttctgattcttatttcataagaaatatggaaatatgtctaatatGATTGCAGAGgtataatttttattcaattgcttgctgtcttgggaagaggggaaaagagggagagaaagagggagaaaaaaatagaaatcaaaatcttacaaaagtaaatTCAATAGTACTTGAAGTAAAGCAAAAAGAGCAGAAGCCTGAGATATTGGTTCTGGCTCTATCACAAACTGTTCAAACAAGTCAATTGATTTACCTGaaccctcaatttttttcatccataaaatcaaATGCTTGGACTTAATACTTCTTTGGTCTCTTTTTACTTCTGAAATCCAAAGTCGTCCTATCTTAGCACCAAGCATCAGGAGACCTAAGAACTTCtcactttttatttactttatataacAGAATCCTGACACAatagatgaaataaataaaagaggaaaaataaattaaatgacatAATTGGTGAAtgaaatatatagttatatgacaAAATCACACAAGTGCACTGATATGGATGACTGCGTGAACTGTGTTAGTCCTGGAAGAGCTGAATTCACACAATCTTGGGAGAGTCAGAAGTCACTTGATAAAAGGTCAGTGAGGGTAGAGGGTAGAGAAATGATGGCTGTGTGAACTAGACAATCCTGTTACAACAGCTCACATGACTGAGTTTTGTCATTAATCTCCCAGGTGCATAATTTAGTTGAATGAACactgaaaataaatcaatacagTTTAAACTAAACTTCTTATATCTGTTTCTACTTTTAAGAAAAAgtaatcagtaaaaaaaaaaaaaactatagggtAGTTTAAGAGAACAAAAGTTCTCTAGTTTTCAAGGCCAAAAGTGATGTCTTATAAGCTGTGGTAGAGAGCTTCTAATTCTCGCTATTGCTAATTGATCACCTAAGTTCATGAGTTCTAAACTGCAGGGAGGCAGAATCCAGTTGACTGTTCACACTAATGTAGTAAATCTCTGAGATTGTGGGCCACCAGGCTGAAAGAAGGGCCAACTAACTGAtctaagtcagaaaaaaaaaaaagtttctgtgcTCATTAGCAATGGGATCAGATCTAAGCTGGTATTCCACTTCTAGCATAAGTGAGATGGGAAGATTGAATCCTTCTCAAATCTCTAAAATTGTAATTAAAATTTTGGTTTCCAAGCACATACTAtgatttacaaatcttaaaatgataaacaacaTTCTTGTTAATAAGCTACAATTGATTACCCACATAATTTTACAcaccacttgttttttttttttttaaatcattcaaaaTCCCCTGAGTTGACTTCTGCCATCTTGGTTACTTTTGATTGTCCTTACTCTCACATAGCACTCATAATGGAcctacatcctttttttttttttttttttttgaggagtatatggtaaagaaaaaggtaaaagatccAAGTtagttaaatgaattattttattcagttaaaaaaaaaaaacaaacaaaaaaacttggcTTATTAGCTTTAATGATTACCCATAATAAGTACCCAATACTCAAAGCCACATCTTTGTGTTCCAACAGTAGTTAACTATATACAAGCAGAGATACATATTCATCCATGAACTGAGTTCACATTTAAGATGCCAAATAGTTAAATTCACATAAGCTGTATGAATTTTAGTTCTCACTTCCATATCTTCAACATGATACAGATTTAAACTATTGTACAAAGGGGCCTGAGAAATCAAGCCCAAATCTATTCTACACAGGAGGAAATATTAGTCCAGAGACATGAAGTAATTTGCGCAATATCACACAGAGCaaggatctgaaatcaggaattcTGATTCAAAATCCAGACACAGTATCACTCATGTTGAATAGGCTATCTTCTCAGCAAAATCTGAAAAGTCaactttttttagtttgttttagcTCAATGCTATGAAATTTCCATGAATGGTTCTGAGGGTCGATAGCCAATCAAAGATTCTTTATCATTGGAATCTGTAAGCATATCTACTAAAACATGAGGTTTATCATAGCCAAAAGATGTGTTAACCTTTAGAATGATGCTGTCTTGAATGTCAGCTTTTATTTCAGGGTCACTTTGTGGAAGTTCTGGATCAGATTTGAAGTTGCATGATTCTACATGCCTATTCTCAGAATCATCTGTGGGAAGGCAAAAGTTTGAAATGAGACTGCCAGATTCAACTTGGTTACTGTtggaatgaaaataattcttcacTGTTGGACTCTGATTTCTATCAGAAGTCTTTTCAGTAATATTTTCTTCAACAGTCATTTCTTCTGTAATGCTTGATATTTCTTGGaagtgttctgatttttctctattgTCTTCAGAATTAATATTACTTGGAGTCAAATGATTAAtagtattttcctcattttctgtaACTGGTAAATGCGATGTTTCAAGAACAGAAATATATCTTGATTCCGAATTCACCTCTAAAATGTTGTGTGGAAAATTTCTTATTACAGAGacctaaaggaggaaaaaataagtttGTTAGATAAAAACAAATTCAAGCCTTCTATTCACAATTCAGAGCAATTTAAGGCTAATGAAATAAGATCAACTCAAATCCTAGCCAATTTGTTACTTTAAGATGAACTATAAGTGGTggaatgaccacgtatttaaaatcagccagagtcaggaattcaggttaagggaaaaatcttcaatctttattgaagtgaagagatgaataaggattgcaatagcaatatgggcagctgcgacaggaagccagctaacagagagaaatctgagctgagcaaaccgtcgcaatggcaatgcaaaaagtctctcctttctcttccttttccacttccctgcctccacccaccaaaatcgtcatttcctatacaacacatcaggacttgcacaaagagtgggcaggggccattctttctccaagcttatatattaatagagtatggtccaattactatttagcttcatgtgcttgggatctcagtgcatcaactcaagcctcagcccattacagagtgGAATAAaggtaaacagtttaattttgtTATTCAGAATCATACTCACTACCACTGACTACTCAAACCATTATACAAGCCACTTAGAAATTCCATCCAGGAATTATATTATTCCTATAATCTAGCCATATGCTTACTTATGCTACTCACAGAGCAGACATGGAAGGGAACCTTAAGATCTAGATGTGCTGTTATCAGGCCTTAGTATGACAGGCCTGGCTCAGTCCTTGCTTTATAAATTACATATTCTTAAGGTGGTCTTATGCAGCTTCATTATTAATTGGGCTCTTTAGCCATATGATGGATGACACACCTAGTCATAAACTCTGTGTCTAACAAAATGACTCCATCTCTTCCAATCAAACACATGAGGAAAagtaatgaataaaattattataaacttCAAGCTTAACATAATTAAagttaatggaaaaatatttaaatctaaATGAGTTACCAATGACTTGGGCAAAATGAGATTGCTTTTCTGAAACACCTTTGTCTTGCAAACCCAGTAACTTATAATGAGTAATACAAATATAACAAGGGCGAAGCATACAACAGTAATTAGGATGGGCAGAGAAGAatctaaaaaaaagagaaaagaagcaacATTAATATGAAGATAGTACATAGTTActtatacctattttatttaagtaatttataagaattatttaAGATTATTTCTTAATATAGTAAAATTTCAGTAATTACAATAACATTCAGAACATGGTGGGAGCAGGTAAGTGAAAATTCTTTGGAATGGTGAAGAAAAACCCAGAACTGGGAATTTAGATTCCTGGGTTCTAGTTCTTGTCATGAACCCTGTGCTCTTGGGCAACTTAGTTCCCTACTCTTGATCTTCTTAAAATCGTGGTtgtattgatttttgttttgcaacccctttttaataaaatgtaataaaaaattatacattttatatccagtaatgctctctatctcttatatggtcataaattcttctttttccataTATGTGACAGGTATTACTTCTTGATCTCTAAATCtacttatggtatcaccttttataCTTAAACCATGTgatcattttaatcttttatatatatatatatatatatatatatttgttggtCTATATTTAATTCCTGACATCTGtaaaaaagaggattttaaatGCCTGAAGTTATAATTCTAAGACAGAATTTTATTCTACATGGTGAATTTAAGtaagaaaatagagaagaatgACACAGTATAAGAAGGTAGAAGGATTGTAATCTGAATTAGTGAAGAAGTATCCATTCCAACAAAATTAAAGATTCATATGAAGgcattcagtgaatttttatcagGTACAGTATGTAAAGTTCTGGcagtatttatatttttccattaaaaaaaaattagaataaacttCAGAGGttattcataaaattttttcatttttatttaatcactgtgtatgtatatgtgtgtctgtgtttaaatgaaattaaaagttcTATGTTTCACAGGGAGTTTAGATATATCCTGTTACCAATTAAAGGGATAAATTTCTGATATACTTGTCTGATATATAAAGTCTAAGTAATCTGAAAAGATACTTTATGAAactttcaggaagaagaaaaaaagtgttatCAGTAGAgaaatttaacttttcattttggCCCTTTGGTCTGAATAAATTCCCTAAAACAGTACTTTTTTCTTAAGTATTCCAGTGAAActttgttttactattttttatgGTTTGAGGgacattttctgaattttttttctgaatttttccatGAGATAAAATTATTCAATAGTTAAACCTCTCAAAATACAGTTTACCTAAATTAGATCACATGTTTAAAACTCTTCTATAATTGTTAGTTTTAACACTTAGGATTACTAGTAACAttaacaaagaacaacaaaacattACCTTCTTTTGTATTAGGTGAAACTGTAATACACTGTTCTTCTGCTTCCTCAGATTTAATTGTGAAAGAAGTTTTCTGAGAAAATCCTTTGGCAGAAACACAGTACTCAGAATTAAATGAAGTTGCTCGTTCAATTAATTGGCATTGCGTGCCATTGCAAGATTGAGGATTGGTTTCTTTCTCAGTGATCTgcataaaagttattaaaaatgaataaaacattaagCATTTTAAACAGTCATTATTTCAATCTAGAAACACTCCATAAAgaacatatgtataatatttacTAAATctgaataatttaataattaagacTGTAGATGACAAAATAGGAGAGGAGTGACAACTAAGTGTATAATATGATTTAATGTAGAAAAGTAGGAATGCTGTGCTATTAACTGAATGTTCAGTAAAGAGAAAGATTGTTTTGTACAACCCCTTAGGCTAAGAATAgcttttatattttccaataCAACAAAACTTTAGAATCCTTGGAAACATCCAGTGAAGATGACACGGAACCATTAATATCTATTATGAATCTAGTTATTCAATCAGCCCTAAATCCATCTAACTGTTTTATCACTTAGTGAGCATATTGATATGTTCAGTATAAAtcatattttgaaatgtttaattaaaatcTTTGTACACTCTATCTACAGAATTCCCAGTCTGATTACCTCAAAAAAGAAACGATGGCACTAGCCATCAATCAATATGTGCCAGGTAATGGGATACAAGTTCAAAGAATGATTTAATGGGACAGACTATAAATACAGACGGTTCTCAATTTACTTGAAGACAGTTCCAAACACCTCAATGTAAAGCAATTTCTATATGGTGTAAGTTTGCTTACCaag includes:
- the IFNGR1 gene encoding interferon gamma receptor 1 isoform X2, translated to MRPGLSRASGVDPSLLLFVFLCGSCAETLTRDSAASLVSPPTNVEIKSYNLNPEVFWDYQITSPTPTFTVQLRKYPNEVWNEVCTNISHKICNIFDHVKNSQVAYWARVKAIVGQNESSFVESEAFHMYEKGKIGPPTLKIQEKNDKLIIDIDHPLIIVEGEKKGTVCDYYYEEDDDDDDDYCSTLTYKVYLKIDGKKITEKETNPQSCNGTQCQLIERATSFNSEYCVSAKGFSQKTSFTIKSEEAEEQCITVSPNTKEDSSLPILITVVCFALVIFVLLIISYWVCKTKVFQKSNLILPKSLVSVIRNFPHNILEVNSESRYISVLETSHLPVTENEENTINHLTPSNINSEDNREKSEHFQEISSITEEMTVEENITEKTSDRNQSPTVKNYFHSNSNQVESGSLISNFCLPTDDSENRHVESCNFKSDPELPQSDPEIKADIQDSIILKVNTSFGYDKPHVLVDMLTDSNDKESLIGYRPSEPFMEIS
- the IFNGR1 gene encoding interferon gamma receptor 1 isoform X1, with protein sequence MRPGLSRASGVDPSLLLFVFLCGSCAETLTRDSAASLVSESLTVSPPTNVEIKSYNLNPEVFWDYQITSPTPTFTVQLRKYPNEVWNEVCTNISHKICNIFDHVKNSQVAYWARVKAIVGQNESSFVESEAFHMYEKGKIGPPTLKIQEKNDKLIIDIDHPLIIVEGEKKGTVCDYYYEEDDDDDDDYCSTLTYKVYLKIDGKKITEKETNPQSCNGTQCQLIERATSFNSEYCVSAKGFSQKTSFTIKSEEAEEQCITVSPNTKEDSSLPILITVVCFALVIFVLLIISYWVCKTKVFQKSNLILPKSLVSVIRNFPHNILEVNSESRYISVLETSHLPVTENEENTINHLTPSNINSEDNREKSEHFQEISSITEEMTVEENITEKTSDRNQSPTVKNYFHSNSNQVESGSLISNFCLPTDDSENRHVESCNFKSDPELPQSDPEIKADIQDSIILKVNTSFGYDKPHVLVDMLTDSNDKESLIGYRPSEPFMEIS